The Deltaproteobacteria bacterium genome contains the following window.
TTACGCGAAGTAAATTAAGAATTAAGAATTATGAAATGAATTCTCAATTCCCTATTCCGCAGATTCATAATTCTACATTCATAACTCTTAATTTCCAAAAGGTGAAGTATGCCGACAGACCTGAAAGATAGGACGGAAAATTATGCGTTGAGGATTATCCGGTTGTTCAGGTCTCTGCCGCACTCTACTGAAGCTCAGGTGATCGGGAGGCAATCTTTGCGCTCCGGAACATCGGTGGGGGCTAACTACAGGGAAGCCTGCAGGTCAAGATCCAAGGCTGAATTCATTGCCAAACTGGGGGATTGTCTGAAGGAGCTGGACGAAACCGACTACTGGCTGGGCTTACTGGTGAAA
Protein-coding sequences here:
- a CDS encoding four helix bundle protein; the encoded protein is MPTDLKDRTENYALRIIRLFRSLPHSTEAQVIGRQSLRSGTSVGANYREACRSRSKAEFIAKLGDCLKELDETDYWLGLLVK